A section of the Candidatus Hydrogenedentota bacterium genome encodes:
- a CDS encoding type II toxin-antitoxin system VapC family toxin has product MSLVFVDTSFYQALLNPRDQWHGIAVAFSREFRGNTVTSEYVLCELGALMSPPHLRRVFVEFVGALASSHLVEVSAASPESFQAGLELFADRLDKEWSLTDCVSFAMMKQRGIVETLSFDHHFEQAGFGLLPGRR; this is encoded by the coding sequence ATGAGCCTCGTGTTTGTGGACACATCGTTTTATCAGGCGCTCCTTAACCCGCGCGACCAGTGGCACGGAATTGCTGTAGCTTTTTCGAGGGAGTTTCGGGGAAATACGGTGACCTCCGAGTACGTCCTCTGCGAGCTCGGGGCGCTGATGTCGCCGCCCCATCTGCGCCGAGTCTTTGTCGAGTTTGTGGGCGCACTCGCTTCGTCGCATCTGGTGGAGGTCAGTGCTGCGTCTCCCGAGAGTTTTCAAGCGGGACTTGAGCTTTTTGCGGACAGGTTGGATAAAGAATGGTCATTGACCGACTGTGTGTCTTTTGCAATGATGAAGCAACGTGGCATCGTCGAGACGCTTTCTTTTGACCACCATTTTGAGCAGGCGGGATTTGGGTTGCTTCCGGGGCGTCGATAG
- a CDS encoding 3-hydroxyacyl-CoA dehydrogenase/enoyl-CoA hydratase family protein: MSNIKRVAVLGSGVMGAAIAAHLANCGVPSIMLDIVPPNLPEKDQKKRAKRNAIADGAKAALLKAKPAPAYSPSVLDMIETGNFDDDMAKIAGCEWIIEVVKEDLNIKRKVFESVAKHRTPGTILSSNTSGIPFKAMAEGMDDEMSAHFVGTHFFNPPRYMKLLEIIPGPKTRQEVIATMADFCENVLGKGIVYAKDTPNFVANRLLTFGFQFTAHEMVKDGLSVEEVDALTGPAIGHASSATFRTADLVGLDTLHAVTGNVRNGCPNDERHDIMSGPAWFDGMVAKGLLGDKSGSGFYKKTKERDEKGKAIILGIDLETLEYRAPIKPRFECTGAVRNLEKIEDKLKVMYLGEDKGSQFVFKQFANLAQYAGNRIPEIADDIVNIDNAVKWGFAWEKGIFETWDLLGFDVVAEKMAAIGVELPAIAKALKASGNSSFYRVNNGVEEFFDGSGYKAVPKNPNEIRLANIKTTSTNVVKTNDSASLVDLGDGIVCCEFHCKMNVIDPDLTAMLNAGVDLLDEGQFEGMVIANQGPHFCAGANIFLILGEIMQQNWERVEQAVRALQGTGMRMKYSRRPIVAAPHHYTFGGGVEICQHTAKVVLAGETYAGLVEMGVGLIPGGGGCKEMHVRAMEYCPDNVYTDPFPYLRRAFEAIGQAKVGTSGREAIELGYFRESDIVLPNYEHQIAKAKAVCRGLVVSGYTPPRPPRLKALGDGPAAAFKAAVWNMQQSGWATEHDALIASKAINVLVGGNRLAGTPITEQDLLDLECEGFLSLCGTEKTTERIQYMLMNNKPLRN; encoded by the coding sequence ATGAGTAATATCAAGCGCGTTGCCGTGCTCGGCTCCGGCGTGATGGGTGCCGCCATTGCCGCGCACCTGGCCAATTGCGGTGTCCCCAGCATCATGCTGGACATCGTGCCGCCGAACCTGCCGGAGAAGGACCAGAAGAAGCGTGCGAAGCGCAATGCCATCGCCGATGGCGCGAAAGCCGCCCTGCTGAAGGCAAAGCCGGCCCCCGCCTATTCGCCCTCCGTCCTCGATATGATCGAGACGGGCAACTTCGACGACGACATGGCGAAGATCGCGGGCTGCGAATGGATCATCGAGGTGGTGAAAGAAGACCTGAACATTAAGAGGAAGGTCTTCGAGAGCGTGGCGAAGCACCGCACGCCGGGCACCATCCTCAGCTCAAACACGAGCGGCATCCCCTTCAAGGCCATGGCCGAGGGCATGGACGATGAGATGAGCGCCCACTTCGTGGGTACGCACTTCTTCAATCCCCCGCGCTACATGAAACTGCTGGAAATCATCCCCGGACCAAAGACAAGACAGGAAGTCATCGCCACCATGGCGGACTTCTGCGAGAACGTCCTGGGCAAGGGCATTGTCTACGCCAAGGACACGCCCAACTTCGTGGCGAATCGCCTCCTGACCTTCGGCTTTCAGTTCACCGCCCATGAAATGGTGAAAGACGGCCTGAGTGTGGAAGAGGTGGACGCCCTCACGGGGCCGGCCATTGGCCACGCCTCCTCCGCCACCTTCCGCACCGCCGATCTGGTGGGCCTGGACACCCTCCACGCCGTGACGGGCAATGTGCGCAATGGCTGTCCAAATGACGAGCGCCACGATATCATGTCGGGCCCCGCCTGGTTCGACGGGATGGTCGCGAAGGGCCTGCTGGGCGACAAGAGCGGTTCGGGTTTCTACAAGAAAACGAAAGAGCGCGACGAAAAGGGCAAAGCGATCATTCTGGGCATCGATCTGGAAACCCTGGAATATCGCGCACCGATCAAGCCGCGCTTTGAATGCACCGGGGCGGTGCGCAATCTGGAAAAAATCGAAGACAAACTGAAGGTGATGTACCTCGGCGAGGACAAGGGCTCTCAGTTCGTCTTCAAACAGTTCGCCAACCTCGCGCAGTACGCGGGCAATCGCATTCCCGAGATTGCCGACGACATTGTGAATATCGACAATGCGGTCAAGTGGGGTTTTGCCTGGGAGAAGGGCATTTTCGAAACCTGGGACCTCCTGGGCTTCGATGTGGTCGCGGAGAAGATGGCCGCCATCGGCGTGGAGTTGCCCGCCATCGCAAAAGCGCTGAAGGCTTCGGGCAATTCGAGTTTCTACCGCGTGAACAACGGCGTGGAAGAATTCTTCGACGGCAGCGGCTACAAGGCCGTACCGAAGAACCCGAACGAAATCCGCCTGGCCAATATCAAGACAACTTCCACCAATGTAGTGAAGACGAACGACAGCGCAAGCCTCGTCGATCTCGGCGATGGCATCGTCTGCTGCGAATTCCACTGCAAGATGAACGTCATCGACCCCGACCTCACCGCCATGCTCAACGCGGGGGTGGATCTGCTGGACGAGGGCCAGTTCGAGGGCATGGTCATCGCCAATCAGGGCCCCCACTTCTGCGCGGGTGCGAATATCTTCCTGATCCTCGGCGAAATCATGCAACAGAACTGGGAGCGCGTGGAGCAGGCCGTCCGCGCCCTTCAGGGCACCGGCATGCGGATGAAATACAGCCGCCGACCCATCGTCGCCGCGCCCCACCACTACACCTTCGGCGGCGGCGTGGAAATCTGCCAGCACACGGCGAAGGTCGTGCTCGCGGGCGAGACCTACGCCGGCCTCGTGGAAATGGGCGTGGGCCTTATTCCCGGCGGCGGCGGCTGCAAGGAAATGCACGTTCGCGCGATGGAGTATTGCCCGGACAACGTCTACACCGATCCCTTCCCCTACCTCCGCCGCGCCTTTGAAGCCATCGGCCAGGCCAAAGTGGGCACCAGCGGTCGCGAGGCCATCGAACTGGGCTACTTCCGCGAAAGCGATATCGTGCTGCCGAACTACGAACACCAGATCGCCAAGGCCAAGGCCGTATGCCGTGGTTTGGTCGTGAGTGGTTACACGCCCCCGCGCCCGCCGCGATTGAAGGCCTTGGGCGATGGCCCCGCCGCCGCCTTCAAGGCCGCCGTGTGGAACATGCAGCAGAGCGGCTGGGCCACCGAGCACGATGCGCTCATCGCCAGCAAAGCCATCAACGTGCTCGTCGGGGGCAATCGCCTCGCGGGAACGCCGATCACCGAGCAGGATCTGCTTGATCTCGAATGCGAAGGTTTCCTCAGCCTCTGCGGCACCGAGAAAACCACCGAGCGCATTCAATACATGCTGATGAACAATAAACCGCTGCGCAATTGA
- a CDS encoding phage Gp37/Gp68 family protein, producing the protein MATQSSIEWTESTWNPLTGCTKISPGCKHCYAERMAKRLQAMGSPNYRNAFKLTLHEHALELPLTWKKPQTIFVNSMSDLFHKDVPFEFISRVFDVMNRADWHRYQLLTKRPGRLASLSDRIPWAPHIWMGTSVENEDYLPRIDELRECGAHVKFLSLEPLLGPLLNLALDDIDWVIVGGESGPKAREMKPEWVTAIRDKCVAADVPFFFKQWGGKNKKKAGRVLEGRTWNDMPAAV; encoded by the coding sequence ATGGCCACCCAATCCTCCATAGAGTGGACCGAGTCCACCTGGAATCCCCTCACCGGCTGCACCAAGATTAGCCCCGGCTGCAAGCACTGCTATGCTGAGCGCATGGCGAAGCGATTGCAGGCCATGGGCTCCCCAAACTACCGCAACGCCTTCAAGCTGACTCTGCACGAGCACGCGCTGGAATTGCCGTTGACCTGGAAAAAGCCGCAGACCATCTTCGTCAACAGCATGAGCGACCTTTTCCATAAGGATGTTCCCTTCGAGTTCATTTCGAGGGTGTTCGATGTAATGAACAGGGCGGATTGGCACCGGTATCAATTGTTGACCAAACGGCCAGGACGTTTGGCATCCCTGAGCGACCGCATCCCCTGGGCACCCCATATCTGGATGGGTACCAGTGTCGAGAACGAGGACTACTTGCCGCGAATCGACGAATTGCGCGAATGCGGGGCGCATGTGAAATTCCTCTCCTTGGAGCCGCTCCTCGGGCCGCTGCTCAATCTCGCCCTAGACGACATCGACTGGGTAATCGTCGGCGGCGAATCCGGCCCGAAAGCCCGAGAAATGAAACCGGAATGGGTAACGGCAATTCGGGACAAATGCGTGGCCGCCGATGTGCCGTTTTTCTTCAAGCAATGGGGCGGAAAGAACAAGAAGAAGGCCGGGCGTGTTCTGGAGGGTCGTACTTGGAACGATATGCCAGCGGCGGTGTAA
- a CDS encoding N-acetylmuramic acid 6-phosphate etherase — protein MAWYLALEGGGTRTSAGLYEDDRLVAESVAGPSNPLAYGVATTAGVIASLARELIPPDVHNVTVLAGVAGVMSRRIAQDIASQLAAVPRLGALCITTDLHPLAYAHFPDSPGMLVIAGTGASILVHDGTHRFVRVGGRGPVMGDEGSAYQIAVAALRAIARAEDGVGAKTPLQQLLPEALKLADSEALIPWSLVASRQELAALARVVDKAAQEGDPVARACITAQARQLASLTLAALWQLPGSDPVPLIVQGSVIEDCRLFRDTYLDGACCERRLQLTELRYKNHRAVLELRHLAGDEDWCHRFAPTTSAVAPTEGACRGMEPLDRMSPAALVAAMIGHEAMVGRALRQQASHLSDVVKLAGQTISRGGRIIYMGAGTSGRLGVLDASECPPTFGVDPERVTGIMAGGDAALREGAEGAEDDACQGVADLFQCKPSPDDLVVGIAASGTTPYVRAALDAARAEGIPTVLLCCNPQIPENAADHCITLPTGAEVLPGSTRLNAGTATKVALNIISTGAMALSGFVYQGQMVCMRPTNAKLRKRAERMVAALATVSEEEARRALEVADFQIPIALIILARTCTREAAMELYAAHGGQLHAILNGEATACPE, from the coding sequence ATGGCCTGGTACCTCGCACTCGAAGGCGGCGGCACCCGAACCAGCGCCGGACTCTACGAGGATGATCGCCTCGTTGCCGAGTCGGTCGCGGGGCCCTCGAACCCCCTGGCCTATGGCGTAGCCACCACGGCGGGTGTCATTGCTTCCCTGGCCCGTGAGTTGATTCCGCCCGATGTGCACAACGTGACCGTCCTGGCCGGCGTTGCCGGTGTAATGTCGCGGCGCATCGCCCAGGACATCGCCTCCCAGCTCGCGGCCGTGCCCCGCCTGGGCGCCCTCTGTATCACAACCGATCTCCATCCTCTTGCCTACGCCCATTTCCCCGACAGCCCCGGCATGCTCGTCATCGCCGGTACCGGGGCGTCCATCCTGGTGCACGACGGTACCCATCGCTTCGTGCGTGTCGGTGGCAGAGGGCCCGTGATGGGCGATGAGGGCAGCGCTTATCAGATTGCCGTCGCCGCGCTGCGGGCCATCGCCCGTGCGGAAGACGGGGTGGGCGCGAAAACTCCCCTGCAGCAATTGCTCCCGGAAGCCTTGAAGCTTGCCGATTCCGAAGCGCTCATTCCCTGGTCCCTCGTGGCGTCGCGCCAGGAATTGGCGGCGTTGGCCCGGGTGGTGGACAAGGCCGCGCAGGAGGGCGACCCGGTTGCCCGCGCCTGCATCACGGCCCAGGCGCGCCAGCTCGCCTCGCTCACGCTGGCCGCTTTGTGGCAATTGCCCGGCTCGGATCCCGTGCCGCTAATCGTGCAGGGAAGCGTGATCGAAGATTGTCGTCTTTTTCGCGACACTTATCTGGACGGCGCCTGTTGCGAGCGACGTCTGCAGCTCACTGAATTACGCTACAAGAACCATCGCGCCGTACTCGAGTTGAGACATCTCGCGGGCGATGAAGACTGGTGTCATCGCTTTGCGCCGACCACTTCGGCCGTCGCCCCCACGGAAGGGGCCTGCCGGGGTATGGAGCCGCTGGACCGCATGTCGCCCGCCGCGCTGGTGGCGGCCATGATCGGACACGAAGCGATGGTGGGCCGGGCCCTGCGGCAGCAGGCCAGCCACCTGAGCGACGTGGTCAAGTTGGCCGGGCAAACGATCAGTCGGGGCGGTCGAATAATATACATGGGCGCCGGAACCAGCGGACGCCTCGGGGTGCTCGACGCATCGGAGTGTCCGCCCACCTTTGGCGTGGACCCTGAGCGTGTGACGGGGATCATGGCCGGCGGGGATGCAGCCCTCCGGGAGGGCGCGGAAGGTGCGGAAGACGACGCCTGCCAGGGGGTAGCGGATCTCTTCCAATGCAAGCCCTCTCCCGACGACCTGGTTGTAGGCATCGCCGCGTCGGGTACGACGCCTTATGTCCGCGCCGCACTGGATGCGGCACGGGCGGAAGGGATTCCGACGGTGCTGCTGTGCTGCAATCCCCAGATCCCGGAGAACGCCGCCGACCACTGCATCACCCTGCCCACGGGCGCGGAAGTGCTCCCGGGATCCACCCGGCTCAACGCCGGTACGGCGACCAAGGTCGCCCTTAATATTATTTCCACCGGGGCCATGGCCCTGTCGGGTTTCGTTTATCAGGGGCAGATGGTCTGCATGCGGCCCACCAACGCCAAACTGCGCAAGCGTGCCGAGCGCATGGTGGCGGCCCTCGCCACGGTTTCTGAGGAGGAAGCCCGGCGCGCGTTGGAAGTCGCCGATTTCCAGATCCCCATCGCCCTGATCATCCTTGCGCGAACGTGCACCCGGGAAGCCGCGATGGAACTTTACGCCGCCCACGGCGGACAGCTACACGCCATCCTGAACGGGGAAGCGACCGCGTGTCCCGAGTGA
- a CDS encoding IS30 family transposase: MAPLGATRRSWGLLWGAERSPCSPQANCPKGKGEVERPIKAVAPFPGGSQAKKEDIALDFRYSSSARNPNPKANTTMSYVHFTSIQRGEISAYLAAGYSNAQIALQLGRDRSSVGREIKRNSTNGVYDPLRAQARYNERRKECRPARKLDYAPLRSYVFDRITDGWTPETIAGRLPLDSPEDPRMRISHEAIYQSIYGDERMHCLIKELPQARPRRRKRGQGKTGRATVIPNRVGIEHRPPEVDERKRHGDWEGDLIVGAGQSGYLLTFVERTALHTMIRKLDTKNAEQTAEAAIDVFMDMPKSWIKTITFDNGSEFAWHEKIARETGADIYFAAPYSSYQRGTNENTNGLIRRFLPKKTRFDSITPEQINIIEDYLNNRPRKKLGYRTPNEVFYSQRKEQHVALRA; encoded by the coding sequence ATGGCCCCTCTGGGAGCAACAAGGCGCTCTTGGGGGCTTTTATGGGGCGCGGAGCGTAGCCCGTGTTCGCCGCAGGCGAACTGCCCGAAGGGCAAGGGCGAAGTGGAGCGCCCCATAAAAGCGGTCGCTCCGTTTCCGGGGGGATCGCAGGCAAAAAAAGAGGACATCGCGTTGGACTTTCGGTATTCTTCATCTGCTAGAAATCCGAACCCGAAAGCGAACACCACGATGTCCTATGTTCATTTTACATCAATTCAACGCGGCGAAATAAGCGCCTACCTGGCCGCAGGCTATTCCAATGCGCAGATAGCCCTTCAGCTTGGCCGTGACCGGTCCAGCGTTGGCCGGGAAATCAAGCGGAATTCGACCAACGGCGTCTACGACCCACTCCGGGCTCAGGCGCGCTACAACGAGCGGCGCAAGGAGTGCAGGCCCGCGCGGAAACTCGACTATGCGCCACTTCGGTCTTACGTCTTCGACCGCATCACGGACGGGTGGACCCCCGAAACCATCGCCGGACGCCTGCCGCTGGATTCTCCAGAGGACCCCAGGATGCGAATCAGCCACGAAGCGATTTACCAGTCCATTTATGGGGACGAGCGCATGCACTGCCTCATCAAGGAACTACCCCAGGCCAGGCCCAGGCGCAGGAAGCGAGGGCAGGGAAAGACCGGGCGTGCAACTGTCATTCCCAACCGAGTGGGCATCGAACACCGCCCGCCCGAAGTGGACGAACGCAAACGCCACGGCGACTGGGAAGGCGACCTCATTGTAGGCGCTGGCCAGTCGGGCTACCTGCTCACGTTCGTCGAACGGACGGCCCTGCATACCATGATTCGAAAGCTCGATACGAAGAACGCCGAACAGACCGCGGAAGCCGCCATCGATGTCTTTATGGACATGCCAAAATCCTGGATAAAGACGATTACTTTCGACAACGGATCCGAGTTCGCGTGGCACGAAAAAATAGCGCGGGAAACCGGAGCCGACATCTACTTCGCCGCCCCTTACAGCTCCTACCAGCGGGGGACAAACGAAAACACCAATGGACTCATACGAAGATTTCTCCCCAAGAAAACCCGCTTCGACAGCATCACCCCGGAACAAATAAACATCATCGAGGACTACCTGAACAACAGGCCAAGAAAAAAGTTAGGCTACCGAACGCCAAATGAAGTCTTCTATTCCCAACGAAAAGAACAGCATGTTGCACTTAGAGCTTGA
- a CDS encoding thiolase family protein — translation MNNVYVVSAKRTAVGKSGRGVLRLTRPDDLAAFAIKGAVDAAGIDPAAIDDVVIGCATPEAEQGMNVARIALLRAGLPQSVSGLTINRFCSSGTEALAIAAAKIECGMLDVAVAGGTESMSMVGGGGNKVTPNPTLAEELPEIFIAMGNCGDNVARDFNITREQADAWGARSQQRAGAAVAAGKFKDEIVPVEVRTPDGGTFTFDTDEGPRPETTAEVLAGLRLAFAASHDRGVCTAGNSSQTSDGAAACVLASGEAVKRHGLKPLGKMRAWCVQAGDPKYLGPPQVPAIKKACEQAGIKPEDLGLVECNEAFATQTIHVVREMGFSEDIVNVNGGAIALGHPLGCTGAKLVATLLHEMKRRNVKYGLITMCIGGGMGGAGIFELCE, via the coding sequence ATGAACAACGTATACGTAGTATCCGCCAAGCGCACCGCCGTGGGAAAATCGGGCCGGGGCGTCCTCCGCCTCACACGCCCGGACGACCTCGCCGCCTTCGCCATCAAGGGCGCCGTCGACGCCGCCGGGATCGACCCCGCCGCCATTGACGACGTCGTCATCGGCTGCGCCACGCCCGAAGCCGAGCAGGGCATGAACGTGGCCCGCATCGCCCTCCTCCGCGCCGGACTCCCCCAGAGCGTCAGCGGCCTCACCATCAACCGCTTCTGCTCCTCCGGCACCGAGGCCCTCGCCATCGCCGCCGCGAAGATCGAATGCGGCATGCTGGATGTCGCCGTGGCCGGCGGCACCGAATCCATGAGCATGGTTGGCGGCGGCGGCAACAAAGTCACCCCCAACCCCACCCTCGCCGAAGAACTGCCCGAGATTTTCATCGCCATGGGCAACTGCGGCGACAACGTAGCCCGCGACTTCAACATCACCCGCGAGCAGGCCGACGCCTGGGGCGCCCGCAGCCAGCAGCGCGCCGGGGCCGCCGTAGCCGCCGGAAAATTCAAAGACGAGATCGTCCCCGTCGAAGTGCGCACCCCCGATGGCGGCACCTTTACCTTCGACACCGACGAAGGCCCCCGCCCCGAAACCACCGCCGAAGTCCTCGCCGGACTCCGCCTTGCCTTCGCCGCCTCCCATGATCGCGGCGTGTGCACCGCAGGCAACTCCAGCCAGACCAGCGACGGCGCGGCCGCCTGCGTCCTCGCCAGCGGCGAAGCCGTGAAGAGGCACGGCCTCAAGCCTCTGGGTAAAATGCGCGCCTGGTGCGTCCAGGCCGGCGACCCAAAATACCTCGGCCCGCCCCAGGTGCCCGCCATCAAAAAAGCCTGCGAACAGGCCGGCATCAAGCCTGAAGATCTCGGCCTCGTCGAATGCAACGAAGCCTTCGCCACCCAGACCATCCACGTCGTCCGCGAGATGGGCTTTTCCGAAGACATTGTCAACGTCAACGGCGGTGCCATCGCCCTCGGTCATCCCCTGGGCTGCACCGGTGCAAAGTTGGTGGCCACCCTCCTCCACGAAATGAAACGCCGCAACGTCAAGTACGGCCTCATCACCATGTGCATCGGCGGAGGCATGGGCGGCGCGGGGATTTTTGAGTTGTGTGAGTAG